The following proteins are co-located in the Acinetobacter shaoyimingii genome:
- a CDS encoding nitrate reductase: protein MKSISVVELQSSTASSTRVTQTTCPYCGVGCGVTAKVTETTLGKKVEVTGDVNHPANYGKLCIKGSNLAETLGLQTRVLHPMLGRKGRREVSTWDTALDRIATQFQQCIDQYGRDSIAFYVSGQLLTEDYYVVNKFVKGYLGTANIDTNSRLCMSSAVAAHKRAFGEDLVPASYEDFEHTEMVVLVGSNTAWCHPVLYQRMMKAKEQRDVFVVVIDPRFTSTCETADLHLPILPGQDVALFNGLLQFLNKQGHIDQAFVDAYTEGLAQALNSSESEASLDTVAERTGITVEKLQYFYEKFAQTDKVMTLFSMGVNQSSRGVDKANSIINCHLLTGKIGKLGAAPFSMTGQPNAMGGREVGGLANMLAAHLELDQPAHRQLVQEFWNSPLIADSVGLKAVDLFHAIESGKIKAVWIMATNPVVSLPDADQVKRALDKCELVVVSDICLDTDTTQYADVLLPALGWGEKDGTVTNSERRISRQHAFLDVPEQAKADWWAIAEVAKRLGFTGFDYQNSYEIFLEHARLSAYQNTSLKQRLASNTFRYFNLQGLTEISVNEYDDLQPVQWPVWDKNQQDNAVARLFSQGGFSHSNAKAKFVATSAIDPVYSIDNEFPLILNTGRIRDQWHTMSRTGLSATLATHRAEPYCEIHPQDALKYGIQDASLVEVRSKWGLCVLRAQVSEHIRRGQIFAPIHWNDQVASDARIGKVVNPVVDPISGEPEFKHTPVIMQPFYTHWQGVLYIRQGFESYIEKMLNRMVWWTKITTTKAVRYELADRHKFSQTTQQLKSLLPFDEESFEWINLEDQSAHISHSIILQHGVLIASLYIAPSALLPDRDWVAGLFKRERLSAMHRKALLAGQAMSMSNNDGPLVCSCFKVGKNKIIRTIQEQQLTQEKQVTACLKVGGNCGSCLPEIRGLIKACQMENMQ from the coding sequence ATGAAAAGTATCTCAGTTGTGGAACTGCAAAGCTCCACTGCATCATCAACACGAGTGACCCAAACCACGTGTCCATATTGTGGAGTGGGGTGTGGTGTTACTGCCAAAGTGACTGAAACGACATTGGGGAAAAAAGTCGAGGTCACAGGAGATGTAAATCACCCAGCGAATTACGGCAAGCTGTGTATTAAAGGGAGTAACTTAGCAGAGACCTTAGGATTGCAAACTCGTGTTTTGCACCCGATGTTGGGTCGCAAAGGGCGAAGAGAAGTGAGTACTTGGGATACAGCACTCGATAGGATTGCTACGCAATTTCAACAGTGTATCGATCAGTACGGACGTGACAGTATTGCTTTTTATGTGTCAGGGCAATTACTGACTGAAGACTATTATGTAGTCAATAAATTTGTCAAAGGCTATTTAGGTACAGCCAATATCGACACCAACTCGCGATTATGTATGTCTTCTGCTGTGGCAGCACATAAACGTGCTTTTGGAGAAGATCTGGTTCCTGCCAGTTATGAAGATTTCGAACATACTGAGATGGTGGTTTTGGTCGGTTCAAATACAGCATGGTGTCATCCTGTGCTGTATCAACGCATGATGAAAGCCAAAGAACAACGTGATGTTTTTGTGGTGGTGATTGACCCACGTTTTACCAGTACCTGTGAAACAGCAGATTTACATTTACCGATTTTACCAGGGCAGGATGTCGCATTATTTAATGGCTTATTGCAGTTTTTAAATAAACAAGGACATATTGATCAGGCATTTGTCGATGCATATACAGAAGGTTTGGCACAAGCCTTGAATAGTAGTGAATCTGAAGCATCACTTGATACTGTGGCAGAACGAACAGGCATTACGGTAGAAAAATTACAATACTTTTATGAAAAATTTGCCCAAACAGATAAAGTGATGACACTTTTTTCAATGGGTGTGAATCAATCATCACGTGGCGTAGATAAAGCCAATAGTATCATTAACTGTCATTTGCTGACAGGTAAAATTGGCAAACTTGGCGCAGCACCATTTTCCATGACAGGGCAACCCAATGCCATGGGCGGTCGGGAAGTGGGTGGGCTGGCAAATATGTTGGCAGCTCATTTGGAACTGGATCAGCCTGCACATCGTCAATTGGTGCAAGAGTTCTGGAACAGCCCTTTGATTGCAGATTCAGTGGGGTTAAAAGCTGTCGATTTATTTCATGCGATCGAGAGTGGAAAAATAAAAGCAGTCTGGATTATGGCGACTAATCCTGTGGTGAGTTTGCCTGATGCCGATCAGGTCAAACGTGCTTTAGATAAATGTGAATTGGTGGTGGTGTCTGATATTTGCCTAGACACTGATACTACACAATACGCCGATGTTTTATTGCCCGCCTTAGGCTGGGGCGAAAAAGATGGCACGGTGACGAACTCGGAACGTCGTATTTCACGCCAACATGCATTTTTAGATGTACCAGAACAAGCCAAAGCCGATTGGTGGGCAATCGCAGAAGTGGCAAAACGACTGGGTTTTACTGGGTTTGATTATCAAAACAGTTATGAGATTTTTCTGGAGCATGCACGTTTATCCGCTTATCAAAATACATCCCTTAAACAACGATTGGCTTCAAACACTTTCCGTTATTTTAATTTACAGGGTTTAACCGAAATCAGTGTAAATGAATATGATGATTTACAACCCGTGCAATGGCCTGTTTGGGATAAAAATCAACAAGACAACGCAGTTGCACGTTTATTTTCACAAGGTGGTTTTAGTCATTCCAATGCTAAAGCCAAATTCGTTGCCACCAGTGCAATAGATCCTGTGTATTCAATAGACAATGAATTTCCGCTGATTTTAAACACGGGTCGAATACGGGATCAGTGGCATACCATGAGCCGTACGGGTTTGTCGGCAACATTAGCAACACATCGGGCTGAACCTTATTGTGAAATTCATCCACAAGATGCGCTGAAATATGGCATTCAGGATGCAAGCTTGGTTGAGGTACGATCAAAATGGGGCTTATGTGTTTTACGTGCTCAGGTGAGTGAACATATTCGCCGTGGGCAAATCTTTGCACCCATCCACTGGAATGATCAGGTTGCATCGGATGCTCGCATTGGCAAGGTAGTCAATCCTGTGGTTGATCCTATCTCTGGAGAGCCTGAATTTAAACACACACCTGTCATCATGCAGCCCTTTTATACCCATTGGCAAGGAGTGTTGTATATAAGACAAGGGTTTGAATCTTATATTGAAAAAATGCTCAATCGTATGGTGTGGTGGACCAAGATCACAACGACTAAAGCGGTTCGATATGAATTGGCAGATCGTCATAAATTTAGTCAAACCACACAACAACTGAAAAGCCTGCTTCCATTTGATGAAGAAAGTTTTGAATGGATCAATCTAGAAGATCAGTCTGCGCACATTTCTCATAGCATTATTTTGCAACATGGTGTGCTTATTGCAAGTCTATATATTGCACCAAGCGCATTATTGCCAGACCGTGACTGGGTGGCGGGCTTATTTAAACGTGAACGACTTAGTGCAATGCATCGTAAGGCATTGTTAGCAGGTCAAGCCATGTCGATGAGCAATAATGATGGTCCATTGGTGTGTAGTTGTTTCAAAGTGGGGAAAAATAAGATTATTCGAACCATTCAAGAGCAACAGCTGACTCAGGAAAAACAAGTGACAGCATGTCTAAAAGTGGGTGGAAATTGTGGTTCTTGTTTGCCTGAAATTCGTGGCTTGATAAAAGCCTGTCAAATGGAGAATATGCAATGA
- a CDS encoding NTP transferase domain-containing protein, with amino-acid sequence MNKNDKDATYPTTDLVILAGGQARRMNGINKLLHQFDDEIQLLKIYQQLKSRVNQVWINSHRDHTIYQRLIPSIQYFQDDEAGFHGPLMGMKSAWSHVSADYVLFVPCDVTYIPNKVISRLHRAMQKNAACEVAVVEINNKALFPFCLLRRSSLSKISEHLRLNQRSLKLCFQEMHMQMARFKNRALFFHSINSFEELQQHRQLSYL; translated from the coding sequence ATGAATAAGAATGATAAAGATGCGACATATCCAACGACTGACCTGGTTATTTTGGCGGGAGGTCAAGCACGTCGCATGAATGGAATCAATAAGCTTTTACACCAATTTGATGATGAAATTCAGTTGTTAAAAATCTATCAGCAATTGAAATCACGTGTGAATCAAGTCTGGATAAATAGTCACCGTGATCACACCATTTATCAACGCTTAATTCCCTCAATTCAATACTTTCAGGATGATGAGGCTGGATTTCATGGCCCACTTATGGGCATGAAAAGTGCGTGGTCACATGTCAGTGCGGATTATGTGCTTTTTGTGCCTTGTGATGTGACCTATATCCCAAACAAAGTCATTTCACGTTTGCACCGTGCCATGCAAAAAAATGCGGCTTGTGAAGTGGCTGTTGTTGAAATAAATAATAAAGCTTTATTCCCATTCTGTTTGTTAAGGCGAAGCAGTTTAAGCAAAATATCTGAACATTTAAGGTTGAATCAACGTAGCTTAAAACTTTGCTTTCAAGAGATGCACATGCAAATGGCGCGTTTTAAAAATCGTGCACTATTTTTTCACAGTATCAACTCATTTGAAGAATTACAGCAACATCGACAACTCAGCTATTTATAA
- the moaA gene encoding GTP 3',8-cyclase MoaA, which yields MNSMTVLKKLTVFQDQYGRQKRKLRISVTDRCNFKCVYCMPEHPEWIKKQDLLSFEDLYAFCEFMVQRGIEQIRITGGEPLMRQGVVHFIEQLQALKALGLKRISMTTNAHYLEKYAQALKKSGLDDLNISLDSLDPAQFQQITQKPLAPVLAGIKAAKNAGLNIKINTVLMKGLNEDQMIPLVKWSQEQGFEQRFIEFMPLDGDQLWSTQIVVSEQEILQQLESVFNVQSIPNQGANPARGYSVNGQAVGIISTITHSFCGECDRLRLNAQGELYNCLFAMRGLNLKSEIRGLRPTSQSDQDKQDQLMLQSKLHDYIWAKKQGFHEIQQLKVNQQLAQNQQQNMKPLSKPQRKISMYMIGG from the coding sequence ATGAACAGTATGACAGTATTAAAAAAGCTGACTGTATTTCAAGACCAATATGGTCGTCAGAAGCGTAAATTACGTATTTCTGTGACAGATCGCTGTAATTTTAAATGCGTCTACTGTATGCCTGAACATCCAGAGTGGATCAAGAAACAGGATCTACTCAGTTTTGAAGATCTTTATGCCTTTTGTGAGTTTATGGTGCAACGTGGGATCGAACAGATTCGTATCACAGGGGGTGAGCCACTCATGCGTCAAGGGGTGGTGCATTTTATTGAGCAGCTTCAAGCTTTAAAAGCGCTCGGCCTAAAACGCATTTCCATGACCACCAATGCTCATTATCTTGAAAAGTATGCCCAAGCTTTAAAAAAATCAGGATTAGATGATCTTAACATTAGTCTGGACAGCTTAGACCCAGCACAGTTTCAGCAAATCACTCAAAAACCATTGGCTCCTGTTTTAGCTGGTATTAAAGCTGCGAAAAATGCAGGGTTGAACATTAAGATTAATACAGTACTGATGAAAGGGTTGAATGAAGATCAAATGATTCCATTGGTCAAATGGTCGCAAGAGCAAGGCTTTGAACAACGCTTTATCGAATTTATGCCTTTAGATGGTGATCAGCTTTGGTCAACACAGATCGTGGTGTCTGAACAAGAGATTTTACAGCAACTAGAATCGGTTTTTAATGTGCAATCAATCCCGAATCAAGGTGCAAATCCAGCACGAGGTTATTCGGTCAATGGTCAAGCTGTGGGAATTATTTCTACAATCACACATTCATTTTGTGGTGAATGTGATCGCCTACGTTTAAATGCACAAGGCGAGCTTTACAACTGTTTGTTTGCGATGCGCGGGCTGAATTTAAAATCTGAAATTCGTGGGCTTCGACCTACAAGTCAGTCTGATCAAGATAAACAAGATCAATTAATGTTGCAAAGCAAATTACATGACTATATTTGGGCAAAAAAGCAAGGTTTTCATGAAATTCAACAACTCAAAGTCAATCAACAACTAGCGCAAAATCAACAGCAAAATATGAAACCTCTTTCGAAACCACAACGAAAAATCAGTATGTATATGATTGGAGGTTAA
- a CDS encoding MoaD/ThiS family protein has translation MTELITSSIKAATIQIKIEAFGAIERQIPADLHFICQSDVQITQVLEQILQYYPESINLLERCACAIGEDIVPRQMQLTRDTHLVLLSPVAGG, from the coding sequence ATGACTGAACTTATCACATCGTCCATCAAAGCAGCGACCATACAAATTAAAATTGAAGCTTTCGGGGCAATCGAGCGTCAGATACCTGCCGATTTGCATTTTATTTGTCAGAGTGATGTGCAGATTACCCAGGTTTTAGAGCAAATCCTTCAATACTATCCAGAATCAATAAATTTGTTAGAACGATGCGCCTGTGCCATAGGTGAAGATATTGTTCCAAGGCAGATGCAGTTAACTCGCGATACGCATTTGGTGCTGTTATCTCCAGTTGCTGGAGGTTGA
- a CDS encoding molybdenum cofactor biosynthesis protein MoaE, with the protein MQFKQFARIQQIPFSQDLFDSIESFPECGGIGIFIGTVRNHHEGKAVKALKYTAYAPVAEKMIRQIECEIQVKYGVSYVRVVHRVGVLDIADTAIIAIAYAAHRREAFAACEEAVERVKHEVPVWKEEFYTDGSSQYVEGCCIRKDHACEAHQAHSITHQHHENKSSVHQHDHHLLEHHAEKMT; encoded by the coding sequence ATGCAATTCAAACAATTTGCGCGAATTCAACAGATACCATTCAGCCAAGATCTATTTGATTCTATCGAGTCTTTTCCCGAATGCGGTGGAATAGGTATCTTCATCGGTACGGTGCGAAATCATCATGAAGGCAAAGCGGTGAAAGCGCTGAAATATACCGCTTATGCGCCTGTAGCAGAAAAAATGATTCGTCAAATTGAGTGTGAGATTCAGGTGAAATATGGCGTGTCTTATGTACGGGTCGTACATCGGGTGGGGGTTTTAGATATTGCTGATACTGCCATTATTGCCATTGCTTATGCAGCGCATCGCCGTGAAGCTTTTGCAGCTTGTGAAGAAGCAGTTGAACGGGTCAAGCATGAAGTACCAGTTTGGAAAGAAGAATTTTATACCGATGGCAGTAGTCAATATGTCGAAGGCTGTTGTATTCGTAAAGATCATGCATGTGAGGCTCATCAAGCACATTCAATAACGCATCAGCATCATGAAAATAAAAGTTCTGTACATCAACACGATCATCATTTGCTTGAACATCATGCTGAAAAAATGACTTAA
- the moaCB gene encoding bifunctional molybdenum cofactor biosynthesis protein MoaC/MoaB, whose amino-acid sequence MKNVGMKAESYRTAIATGILHAPPHCIELLRLGNTEKGDALKTAKIAGILAAKRTDELIPLCHPLPIYRADVEYELFESHVVISAVVETIGPTGVEMEALTAVSLAGLTLYDMLKPHCEAEDLCLDQIKLQKKKGGKSHFTRALKESLSVSVIVLSDTVASGKKADTAGQNVVEILEEANFSNIAYQVIPDSPEQLLSLIEEQKNQYPLILTVGGTGLGPKDLTVETLQPLLKREIPGLMEASRSFGQKRTPYAALSRGVAGYIDQTLVITLPGSRQGAKESLIAILPALVHLFDVQNNIPHAGGYQ is encoded by the coding sequence ATGAAAAATGTGGGAATGAAAGCGGAGAGTTATCGCACTGCGATTGCAACAGGAATTTTGCATGCACCGCCACATTGTATTGAATTACTTCGACTGGGCAATACCGAAAAAGGTGATGCACTGAAAACAGCGAAAATTGCTGGTATTTTGGCTGCGAAACGGACAGATGAATTGATTCCACTGTGTCATCCACTTCCCATTTACCGTGCTGATGTTGAATATGAATTGTTTGAATCACATGTGGTCATTAGCGCTGTGGTTGAAACTATCGGTCCTACTGGGGTGGAAATGGAGGCATTAACCGCTGTCAGCCTTGCAGGTTTAACCCTGTATGACATGCTAAAACCGCATTGTGAAGCTGAAGATCTTTGCCTTGATCAAATCAAATTACAAAAGAAAAAAGGTGGTAAATCACATTTTACTCGTGCCTTAAAAGAAAGTTTAAGTGTTTCTGTCATCGTTCTTTCAGATACCGTGGCATCTGGAAAAAAAGCAGACACCGCGGGTCAAAATGTTGTGGAGATTCTTGAAGAAGCAAATTTCTCCAACATCGCTTATCAAGTCATTCCTGATAGTCCTGAACAATTATTAAGTCTCATTGAAGAACAGAAAAATCAATATCCGCTGATACTTACCGTTGGTGGAACAGGACTTGGCCCTAAAGATTTGACGGTCGAAACCCTTCAGCCATTATTGAAACGTGAAATTCCAGGTTTGATGGAAGCTTCCCGTAGTTTTGGGCAAAAAAGAACGCCTTATGCAGCACTCAGTCGCGGAGTGGCAGGTTATATCGACCAGACTTTGGTGATCACGTTACCAGGGAGTCGTCAGGGAGCAAAAGAGTCGCTGATTGCAATTCTACCTGCTTTAGTCCATTTGTTTGATGTTCAAAACAATATTCCGCATGCAGGAGGGTATCAGTGA
- a CDS encoding molybdopterin molybdotransferase MoeA, whose amino-acid sequence MHVSKSHGGCGAETGLISVDEALALIINTPQTVGIQSLPLSEALHRYLAEPVYSQIDLPLFSQSAVDGYAICSETDILAGSAFELVGEIRAGEAVHHKLAIGQAMRIFTGAQIPEYTTTVARQEIVHVEANRIRLTADLPLHADIRDIGEEISIGQCLAEKGQQLSVGAIAALSMAGIHDVMVYKHPKIAVVITGDEVAESVEDLKSGKIFDANAPLINAWFQTKHIPIETFHVADSEQTVTQLFDHLKDQYDLILTTGGVSVGDYDFVRPVALKLGFEQIFWKVKQKPGKPMFFAQHQQVDRTCYLLGLPGNPAAVYVGMQIYVSTLIKALQGQQTLVEWISAVIQHDLKADSRERFLRMSAEFEQGILQVNSLSKQQSHMLSNLMQANCLVRIPAHQNIQTGDVLQGCWIFD is encoded by the coding sequence GTGCATGTGTCCAAAAGTCATGGTGGATGTGGAGCCGAAACGGGACTGATATCAGTGGATGAGGCATTAGCATTGATCATCAATACACCTCAAACTGTCGGGATACAAAGTCTACCTTTGTCTGAAGCATTACATCGTTATTTGGCTGAGCCGGTTTACTCGCAGATCGATTTACCTTTATTTAGCCAAAGTGCAGTTGATGGTTATGCGATTTGTAGTGAAACGGACATTTTAGCGGGTTCAGCATTTGAACTGGTGGGGGAAATACGCGCAGGTGAAGCTGTTCATCATAAGTTGGCTATAGGTCAGGCGATGCGGATCTTTACGGGTGCTCAAATTCCTGAGTATACAACGACAGTGGCACGACAGGAAATTGTACATGTTGAAGCGAATCGTATTCGATTAACCGCAGATTTACCCTTACATGCTGATATACGGGACATAGGAGAAGAAATTTCAATTGGGCAATGTTTGGCAGAAAAAGGACAGCAGCTCAGCGTGGGTGCAATTGCTGCCTTAAGTATGGCTGGTATACATGATGTAATGGTATATAAACATCCCAAAATTGCTGTGGTGATTACAGGTGATGAAGTTGCTGAATCGGTTGAAGATTTAAAATCTGGTAAAATTTTTGATGCCAATGCGCCACTCATCAATGCATGGTTTCAGACCAAACATATACCCATTGAGACTTTTCATGTTGCTGATTCAGAACAGACAGTTACTCAATTATTTGATCATCTCAAAGACCAATATGACCTGATTTTAACCACAGGTGGTGTCTCTGTAGGAGATTATGATTTTGTTCGACCTGTGGCATTGAAACTTGGCTTCGAGCAAATATTTTGGAAAGTCAAACAAAAACCAGGGAAACCGATGTTTTTCGCACAGCATCAACAGGTAGATCGGACATGTTATTTGCTTGGACTACCAGGAAATCCAGCGGCCGTGTATGTAGGGATGCAAATTTACGTTTCGACACTCATTAAAGCCTTACAGGGACAACAGACTTTAGTTGAATGGATCAGTGCGGTCATTCAGCATGATCTGAAAGCAGATAGCCGTGAACGTTTTTTAAGAATGTCAGCTGAATTCGAGCAAGGCATATTACAGGTAAATAGCCTAAGCAAACAACAATCTCATATGCTCAGTAATCTCATGCAAGCCAATTGTCTTGTACGCATTCCAGCACATCAAAATATTCAGACTGGTGATGTATTACAAGGTTGCTGGATTTTCGATTAA
- the modA gene encoding molybdate ABC transporter substrate-binding protein yields MTTIHVQAAHVRIYAAASLSNVIQDIAKLYQSKHPQVKIIPVFGASSTLAKQIEAGAPSDIYFSADLDWMKYLQQKQKVQVKTIQNILENELVLISAENSIYPIPMTQNSAFIKNFSGRLCTGQMQSVPVGKYAKQSLQYINWFNSLSTRIVETDDVRAALTFVERKECQLGIVYKTDAKMSTKVKIIGTFPSQSHEPIVYPIALTRTGARQQDAVSFYQFIKTSPESRQIYQKYGFGLQHER; encoded by the coding sequence ATGACAACCATTCATGTTCAAGCTGCACATGTCAGAATTTACGCCGCGGCAAGTCTAAGCAATGTGATTCAAGATATCGCCAAGTTATATCAAAGTAAACATCCGCAGGTCAAAATTATTCCAGTCTTTGGTGCATCTTCTACTTTGGCGAAACAAATTGAAGCAGGTGCACCCAGCGATATTTATTTTTCTGCAGATTTAGATTGGATGAAATACTTACAACAAAAACAAAAAGTTCAAGTTAAAACGATACAAAATATCTTAGAGAATGAGCTGGTACTGATTAGCGCCGAAAACAGCATCTATCCTATCCCGATGACACAAAATTCAGCATTCATCAAAAACTTTTCTGGACGTTTATGTACAGGACAAATGCAGTCTGTACCTGTCGGGAAATATGCCAAACAAAGCCTGCAATATATAAATTGGTTCAATAGCCTAAGCACAAGAATCGTTGAGACCGATGACGTTCGAGCTGCATTAACTTTTGTTGAGCGCAAAGAATGTCAATTGGGCATTGTCTATAAAACAGATGCCAAGATGAGTACAAAGGTGAAAATTATAGGTACATTCCCAAGTCAAAGTCATGAGCCAATTGTTTATCCCATTGCTTTGACACGCACAGGTGCTCGACAACAAGATGCTGTTTCGTTCTATCAATTTATAAAAACCAGTCCTGAATCAAGACAAATTTATCAAAAATATGGTTTTGGTCTTCAACATGAGAGGTGA
- the modB gene encoding molybdate ABC transporter permease subunit — translation MWLSPDELSALYLSAKVASCATLVSLPFATALAWFLARYDFPMKYLFEAVLQLPMVLPPVVLGYLLLISFGSQRWIGKCLNTWGIQLAFNWKGAVLASIIVAFPLMVQPIRLSFQMINRQFEYVANTLGASPRRVFFTICLPLALPGVLIGSILCFSRSLGEFGATITFVGNIPDETRTIPIAIYTLIQQPDGEFMAMRLVMLSLFLAFAALIVNYYILQKYKKKLGHD, via the coding sequence ATGTGGCTCAGTCCAGATGAACTTTCAGCATTGTACTTGTCTGCAAAGGTAGCGAGTTGTGCAACATTGGTGAGTTTACCTTTTGCGACTGCATTGGCTTGGTTTTTGGCACGTTACGATTTTCCGATGAAATATCTGTTTGAGGCAGTTTTACAGTTGCCGATGGTATTACCACCTGTTGTTCTCGGTTATTTGCTTTTAATCAGTTTTGGTAGTCAAAGATGGATTGGAAAATGCTTAAATACATGGGGGATACAGCTGGCATTTAACTGGAAAGGTGCTGTCTTGGCATCAATCATTGTTGCCTTTCCTTTAATGGTTCAACCGATTCGCTTGTCATTTCAAATGATCAATCGCCAATTTGAATATGTTGCAAATACATTAGGGGCTTCACCACGTCGTGTATTTTTTACCATTTGTCTACCTTTGGCGTTACCTGGAGTTTTGATTGGCAGTATTTTATGTTTTAGTCGAAGTTTGGGTGAATTTGGCGCAACCATTACTTTTGTAGGCAATATTCCAGATGAAACACGAACCATTCCCATCGCAATTTACACGCTTATACAGCAACCTGATGGTGAATTTATGGCCATGCGCTTGGTGATGTTATCTCTATTTTTAGCTTTTGCTGCATTAATCGTGAATTACTATATCTTGCAGAAATACAAAAAGAAATTAGGACATGATTGA
- a CDS encoding ATP-binding cassette domain-containing protein, with protein MLDCNLKYEHDGFALDVQFQMQHPIMGLIGNSGHGKSTLLKLISGLLTPCSGHIVLNDQMLYHDQHKINVAVHKRQIALIFQKAWIFPHLSVAKNLSYAEKMKQKSQQKFSFEQIVELLQLGSLLNRKSHQLSGGEAQRVSIGRALLSSPDLLLLDEPLTGLDRILKDQLLFFLHEVIQETQVPMIYVTHHHKELDYLNAEIHIIEQGRMR; from the coding sequence ATGTTAGATTGCAATTTGAAATATGAACATGACGGCTTTGCTTTAGACGTCCAATTTCAAATGCAACATCCGATTATGGGGTTAATTGGGAATTCAGGTCATGGCAAAAGTACGCTACTGAAATTGATTTCTGGTCTATTAACTCCTTGTTCTGGTCATATCGTTTTAAATGATCAGATGCTTTATCACGATCAACATAAAATCAATGTTGCTGTACATAAAAGGCAGATTGCCCTGATTTTTCAGAAGGCATGGATTTTTCCACATCTGAGTGTTGCAAAAAACCTGTCCTATGCAGAAAAAATGAAGCAAAAATCTCAACAGAAATTCTCATTTGAACAGATCGTTGAATTATTACAACTTGGAAGCTTGCTTAATCGTAAGTCGCATCAACTTTCAGGGGGCGAAGCACAGCGTGTATCCATTGGACGTGCATTATTATCGTCGCCAGATTTATTGCTACTGGATGAACCCTTAACTGGCTTAGACCGTATTTTAAAAGATCAATTGCTATTTTTTTTACATGAAGTTATTCAAGAGACGCAAGTGCCTATGATTTATGTGACGCATCATCATAAGGAATTAGATTATTTGAATGCAGAAATTCACATAATTGAACAAGGTAGAATGAGATAA